attagaattACTCCAAAAATATATTACTATAAATTGCAAGTTTGTAACTTTACGTTATGATACCCTTAAAGCATTCATTATcaaaatttattgtaaattaaaaactaaaatacaaccatatatatttaaaagaaaataaatgagcAGTAGAATTTACTCAATATTAATCAAGAAGAAATTAACTTGTCTGTGGAAGAAGCAAATTGGACTTATTGGAAGAATGTTCAATGGAAGGGTGCCCAATGCCATGGCGTTTGTTAGGGAACCACATGAAGGCCAATGAAACTACGAGTGCAATCGGAGGCAATGCAATTAGGCATATTAAAGCCTTGGAATTGGTCGACAAAGATGGATAAAAACACTTCACGGTGTTGGGTTCCAGAAGGACTAAAACTGCGAACACCATCGACGAAAAGAAAGCATGCACAAAGTCGCTCAACCGAAGCTTGTAGCTCGACAAGTTCACCAAATCCGACTCGAATGATGATGGCGACGGCCAAAGACCCTTGAAAGTCGCTATCCCGTAATGAGTTTTTCCGTGGCG
The Gossypium arboreum isolate Shixiya-1 chromosome 10, ASM2569848v2, whole genome shotgun sequence genome window above contains:
- the LOC108486093 gene encoding protein DMP2-like; the encoded protein is MAFDFLCSKMGNLVKFLPTGTVFIFNFLNPVLTDNGDCKTPLNKQSAAVLIVLCGFTCCFSCFTDSYKDRHGKTHYGIATFKGLWPSPSSFESDLVNLSSYKLRLSDFVHAFFSSMVFAVLVLLEPNTVKCFYPSLSTNSKALICLIALPPIALVVSLAFMWFPNKRHGIGHPSIEHSSNKSNLLLPQTS